In the Chloroflexota bacterium genome, one interval contains:
- a CDS encoding inositol-3-phosphate synthase, whose product MPAAGKSNGRKAGGKINVAIIGLGNCASSLVQGVQYYHEAAENEDIPGLMHPVLGGYHISDINFVAAFDVDKNKVGKDIAEAIYAKPNNTIKFSDVPKTGVKVLRGMTHDGIGKYLEDVVQKAPGTTVDVAEVLRETKADVVINYLPVGSEVATKWYMEQALAAKAAVINCIPVFIASDHGHWAERFKKAGVPIIGDDIKSQVGATITHRVLTRLFRDRAVHLDRTYQLNFGGNTDFLNMLERERLKSKKISKTQSVNSQLEVPLAAENIHIGPSDHIPWLQDRKWCYIRMEGRGFGNVPLNLELKLEVWDSPNSAGVVIDAIRCAKLALDRGVGGPLEAPSSYFMKSPPRQFADSVARLNLEDYIAGKIGASVPEKKK is encoded by the coding sequence ATGCCCGCAGCTGGCAAGTCCAACGGCCGCAAGGCCGGAGGCAAGATCAACGTCGCCATCATCGGCCTGGGGAACTGCGCCTCGTCCCTGGTCCAGGGCGTCCAGTACTACCATGAGGCGGCGGAGAACGAAGATATCCCCGGCCTGATGCACCCGGTCCTCGGCGGCTACCACATCTCGGATATCAACTTCGTCGCCGCCTTCGATGTGGACAAGAACAAGGTCGGCAAGGACATCGCCGAGGCCATCTACGCCAAGCCCAACAACACCATCAAGTTCTCCGATGTGCCCAAGACCGGCGTCAAGGTCCTCCGCGGCATGACACACGATGGCATCGGCAAATACCTGGAGGACGTGGTCCAGAAGGCCCCCGGGACAACGGTGGACGTGGCCGAAGTCCTCCGAGAGACCAAGGCGGACGTCGTCATCAACTACCTGCCGGTAGGCTCCGAGGTCGCCACCAAGTGGTATATGGAGCAGGCCCTGGCGGCGAAGGCGGCCGTCATCAACTGCATCCCCGTCTTCATCGCCTCCGACCACGGCCACTGGGCCGAGCGCTTCAAGAAGGCGGGCGTCCCCATCATCGGCGACGACATCAAGTCCCAGGTGGGTGCCACCATCACGCACCGGGTGCTGACGCGCCTCTTTCGCGATCGCGCCGTCCACCTGGACCGCACCTATCAGCTCAACTTCGGCGGCAACACCGATTTCCTGAACATGCTGGAGCGGGAGCGCCTGAAGTCCAAGAAGATCTCCAAGACGCAATCGGTGAACTCCCAGCTGGAAGTGCCTCTGGCCGCCGAGAACATCCACATCGGCCCCAGCGACCATATCCCCTGGCTCCAGGACCGCAAGTGGTGCTATATCCGCATGGAGGGCCGCGGCTTCGGCAACGTGCCGCTGAACCTGGAGCTGAAGCTGGAAGTGTGGGACAGCCCCAACTCGGCGGGCGTGGTGATAGACGCGATCCGCTGCGCCAAACTGGCCCTGGACCGGGGCGTCGGCGGGCCGCTGGAGGCGCCCTCCTCCTACTTCATGAAGTCGCCGCCCAGGCAGTTCGCGGACAGCGTGGCGCGCCTGAACCTGGAGGACTACATCGCCGGGAAGATCGGCGCGAGCGTGCCGGAGAAGAAAAAGTAG